CTAAAAATCCTCTAGATTCTAAGTCTTCTATGATTTTTGTTCTAGCTTGCTTTGGTTTCAGTCCAGTATATTCTCCTGCAACCTCAGTCATTTTTCCATCTAATCCAATTGCCACGATCTCCTCTAACTCTAGTTCTCTAAACAATGCAACATCATTTTGATCACCATAACTACATACCATTACAGCACCAGAACCAAATTCTTGCTGAGCAGAATGATGTGTTCGTAGTTCAACTTCGGCATTCGTAATTGGAACAATTACTTTTTTTCCTATGTGTTTAGTGTATCTTTCATCTTCAGGATTTACAATGATTGTTCTACATGCACAGAGTAATTCTGGTCTTGTACTTGCAATGATTATTTCTTGGTCTGTATCTTTAATTTTAAATTTCATGTAAACTAATTTTGTAGATAAATCCTCGTATGTGATTTCTGCGTCTGCAATCGTTGTTCCAGATACCCAATCATAATTATTCGGTCTGTTTGCAAGATATACTTGTCCTTTTTTCCACAAGTTGATGAATGTTGATTGTGTTAGTGTTCTGTATTCTTCTGAATCTGTTCGGTAATAATTTGCAAAATCTCCACTAATCCCCAAACTTTTCATAATCAGAATCATTTCAGCTTCTAAATCATCTAACGCATCTCTGCACAAATTCAGAAATTCTCCTCTGTCAGTTTCTCTCATTCTGATATTATGTTTCTTCTCGGTGTACAATTCAACTGGTAATCCATTTCTATCAATCCCTATAGGAAAGTAGACATTTTTTCCTGCCATTCTTGCTGTGCGTGCAATCATATCAATTTGTGAATAATGAGCAGCGGCTCCGATATGCCATGGCCTTCCTGAAGGATATGGTGGTGGAGTATCTATGGTATAGTTGTCTTCGGTTGGTAAAAAGTCATAAATTTTTTCATTCTCCCACTGTTTTAGAATTTCCTTCTCTAATTCTGGATTCCATGCTTTTTCTGATATTTTAGGTTCCATTTCTTAATTATCTTGAAATATTTGAAATGATGTGAGACCCTTTATTGTAACCTTCATAGATGTAAACACCTACTGCTTCTACATTAGATGGCATTTTTGGTGCTAATAATTTTATAATCTCACTTGACAGATTCTCTACTGTAGCTTCTCCTTCTAAAAGATAAGTTGTGTTCTTTGGAACTTGTAATTCAAACATTCCTTTAGGACCTTCAAATTGAATGTGGTAATGTGAATCGTCTTCTTTCTTTAGATATTTTCTGTTGATAAAAAATTTATGATCAAATACATTTACAACTTCTTTAATGATTTTTTTAGCCTCTCCAAAATCTAAAAGTAAGTTATCTTTCATCTGCCCTACAAGTTCAACCATTACCGAAGATGTATGTCCATGTAAAATAGAACATTTCTCAACCAATGGAAGAATATGTGCATAATCAAATGAGAAAGACGCATCTTCTAAAAATATTGAACCCGTTTGTGGTGTTTTATCATAAAATACCACATCTTGTAATTCTTTAATCTGTGCAACGTATTTTGCATGACCTATTGCCATTACTTTTTCTTGAGGAAAGTCTTCTTTGATTTGCTTGTATTTTTCAATATCTTCATCAGTATCAATTACTTCGATCAATCCTTTTTCTGTTTTAAAATCTACTGAGACCTCAATTCCATTTTTTAATATGATCTTGTGATTGTATTGGTATTCCTCTTCAAGAAATGTTAACATTTGAGCTACTGTTAATTCCGTTCTCGTTTTGAGCAAATTACCCTTTTTATCGATATATCTAAAATCTGAATCTAAAATTGTCGGACTTGCTGTCATTTGAAGTCATCTGGCTTTGGATATAATATAAATTCTGTAATGATGGTCCTAAAATTCCTCATTAAATCTATGCTAAAGAATTTAGGATTTTGGCAAGATTGATGTCATTTTTTGTTATTCCTCCAGCATCATGAGTAGTTAATTCTATAGTGATTCGATTGTATACATTAAACCATTCTGGATGATGATTCATTTTTTCAATCTCCATAGCTGCTCTAGTCATAAAACCAAATGCTTGGTTAAAATTTTCAAATTTAAATTCCTTATGTAATTTTTCGTTAACAATGCTCCAACCTGGCAAATTCTTTAATTGTTCATCAATTTCTGTTTGTGATAATCGCATTAAATTGTCTTAATATAACGTTAAATTAAAAGATTGATTCAATACCTTCCTATGGAGTTTGCATTGTAATGGCTATGAATGAATTGAATAAAAAATTACTTGAAAATATTAAAAATTCTATTTCCGAGACTGTTCCTAAAAAGAAAATCGGAATTGCATTTTCAGGAGGTGTAGATAGTACATTAATTTCAAAAATCTGCTACAGTATGAATTATGATATTGTTTTATTGACAATTGGATTTTCTGAATCACATGATATTTTATTTGCAAAGCAAGTCAATGAATATCTAAAATACCCTCATCATATTCTAGAGATTGATTCTAAACCTTTTCCTGATGTTTCTTTAAAAATTAAACAAAAAATACAAACCGAAAATTTATCTTGGAATGAAAACTGTATTGCATTTTATTATGTTTCTAAACTGGCAAATAGATTAGAACTTGATACTGTAATTACAGCTAATGGTATAGATGAATTATTTTGTGGCTATAACGCCTATAGAGAAGCATTTTCAGAAGGAGAATCTAAAATTCATGAGGTAATGATTGCAAAATTAAACAATGAATTAGAAATGATGAAGGCCGTAAATCTCATCGCATCTGAATTTGGAGTAAAAATACTTCAACCTTTACTTTCTTCAAAATTTATAGAGTATGCAAAAACTATCCCAATATCTGAAAAAATTCATGATTCTGAAGATTTGTACCGAAAACACATTATAAGAAAATTAGCAAGTGACATTAAAGTTCCAGAACTTTCTTGCACAAAACGAAAGAAGGCATTACAATATGGATCAAAAATTCATAAAGCCTTGCTAAAAACTAGATGAATTTTCTAATTGTATTTTGAACAGATTTTTCTACATTCTTTATAATTGCAGAAGATGCGCCAAGATGTTTTTCTGGTGAAAATATTGAATCAATTTCTTTATCGGTTAATTTTGAAGAAAATGCTTTGTCCTTTTTGATTGCATCGATATACTGCATTCCCTTATCATTTGCCTCAAATGCAACTCTCTGAACATCCTTGTATGCTACAAATCTGGGTATTCCTTTTTTGATTAGTGCTTCTAAGACAAATTCAGCAAAAATTTGTCCTTTGGTGATGTACAAATTATCTACAATTCTTTTTTCGTTAACCATCAAGTTTGAAACAATTCTAGTCATGGTTTCAAGCATTTCATCAACCAAAATGGATACTGTTGGAATTAC
This genomic stretch from Nitrosopumilus sp. harbors:
- a CDS encoding 6-carboxytetrahydropterin synthase, whose protein sequence is MTASPTILDSDFRYIDKKGNLLKTRTELTVAQMLTFLEEEYQYNHKIILKNGIEVSVDFKTEKGLIEVIDTDEDIEKYKQIKEDFPQEKVMAIGHAKYVAQIKELQDVVFYDKTPQTGSIFLEDASFSFDYAHILPLVEKCSILHGHTSSVMVELVGQMKDNLLLDFGEAKKIIKEVVNVFDHKFFINRKYLKKEDDSHYHIQFEGPKGMFELQVPKNTTYLLEGEATVENLSSEIIKLLAPKMPSNVEAVGVYIYEGYNKGSHIISNISR
- a CDS encoding 4a-hydroxytetrahydrobiopterin dehydratase, with amino-acid sequence MRLSQTEIDEQLKNLPGWSIVNEKLHKEFKFENFNQAFGFMTRAAMEIEKMNHHPEWFNVYNRITIELTTHDAGGITKNDINLAKILNSLA
- a CDS encoding asparagine synthase C-terminal domain-containing protein; the encoded protein is MNELNKKLLENIKNSISETVPKKKIGIAFSGGVDSTLISKICYSMNYDIVLLTIGFSESHDILFAKQVNEYLKYPHHILEIDSKPFPDVSLKIKQKIQTENLSWNENCIAFYYVSKLANRLELDTVITANGIDELFCGYNAYREAFSEGESKIHEVMIAKLNNELEMMKAVNLIASEFGVKILQPLLSSKFIEYAKTIPISEKIHDSEDLYRKHIIRKLASDIKVPELSCTKRKKALQYGSKIHKALLKTR